In Heteronotia binoei isolate CCM8104 ecotype False Entrance Well chromosome 1, APGP_CSIRO_Hbin_v1, whole genome shotgun sequence, the genomic window TTTGTAAGATTCTCGTTTGTGGGGGACACTGCAAAGTGAAAGAAAGCAAAGTGACTAACCACTAAAAACGTTAATTTGCCCCAGGCAGAAAAGATCTTCAGTTGGCTCTGAGTGAGGGCTAACACTTGGGCACTGCATTCTGTTGTCATAATTAGGTGATATGCATGTGCACTTCTCTGCTCCCATTGGtgtggtgatttgggggtggtggtggatttttcttttcttatgTACCATATCAACTCCTTCTGCTTGGCGATATTGCCTTCAGAACAGCCTCTTCCCCTGGTTTGGCACACAGGGTATCCACATGGAGGCATCAACTTCCATCCTCCCGATTTCTGCAGCTCCTGTTCCTCATGGCTTTTGTCAGTGCAGATCCCAAGATTGCCAGCATAACTCTGGTGGTGATCCAAAGCCACCCCTCTCTTTACCTCAGCAAGAAAACTCGCTGGCTCCAACTCATAGTGatagaatgttttaaagttaCATGGACATGAATTTGTTTTGATTTTACTATAGCATCTCAGGAGATCTGTTCATTATCTCATGATTGTGGTGAagccttttgattttttttttgttcttttaccCTATCCCCACTCTTCTCATCTTACCGTGTAATCACTATCCTCTATAGAGGCTCAGATACCATCTGGCAATtgcccagataccagtggatatTGCCTTGTTTTCCAGAGGAGAATTTAACCCATTCTGATAGCTTGCTCTCCACACTGACACTCTCCATTCAATGTCCACTGCAGCAGACAGCTGTTATCTGGTGAAATTATCAGGAGACCACTAATGGCACAGTCACATACTGATTGATTTTATACCCTCCCCACACTCCTCACCTCATCACTTCCAACTCTTAGTTCCTGATTTCACTATTGAGGGAGCTGCTCCTTCCTTTATTGTGCTACTTGGCAGGTATCCACACTTGCTGTCATCACAAACACAGTCATGCCTCATTGCTGCCTCATGTGTTCAGTATAAGCACACAACAGATTCCAGCTAATAATTTTTTTTGATAACATTATCCTAGAATATTTATGCAGGAAAAAATGAGATGGTCACTTAAAATCAACGTAGTTGATATTTTCTGACATGAGGAAGGATCATGTTATTTAATGATGCATCTTAACATTTGATGTCTAATTAATGGTTTAATAAATCTTTATAACCTTGTGTAATACTGGTCATTGCTGGCAGCTTATGCTGAATTATTTTCAGCAATAGGGGTGTTTGAATTGTCCTTCAGGAACACTTTTGATAACACAAATCTATGGTAGAGCGTTTGGATACATCTTTGGAATTCATAAACTAGTATTAAATCAGTTCTATCCTCCCTCCCAAGCCAGTGCATAGTACAAGTAAAATAAGTATTTTTCACTTTTGTTGACAATACTGCCAATCTTTGGAGGTATTAGCTAGGTTTGGAGACATGGTAACATCTCTGGGTTCCTTTCTTTTAGGCACATTTTGAATAGGGCTGGATATGGGGCAAAATGGGGCAGCTGTTGCAGGGCTAAGATCCTTCCCTAGTCTGTTTTAGGCTTTTACAGCCCATGGATGTTGTGCTAGATATGTTATTAGTATCATCTCTCCCCTTATTCCAAGAAGCTGCCTCCCTTGGTACCGTCTGCATCCTTGTCTAGGAATAGGTCTTCACCACTACTGGGGCAGCAGTGGCTGTAATGCCGGTTGCCTTCAAAAGCAGAGGTAAGACCCAGAacattgaagatattggatttataacctgccctatactctgaatctcagagtggtcacaatctccttttactcccccccccccaaacagacacccttttgaggtaggtggggctgagagcgctcttacaggagctgctctttcaaggatagctcctacaagagctttgtctgacccaaggccattccagcagctgtaagtggaggagtggggaatcaaacctggttctcccagataagagtccacacacttaaccactacaccaaactggctctcaacatcaGTTGTTAAGACCTGGGGGGACCATGTCAGGCATCTCTTGCAGAATCCATACTAACAGTCCACCCAGGACCATAGCCCCCAATCAAGTGACCATGAGCGATCCTAGACCAAAACAGGCAGAGAGCTGACTTCCAAAATGGGAAAGCTCGCTGCCCTATTTCATGTATAGCATGAACTGTGTGTTTAGTTACACTGATACATTCTGTAacgtaaaactttgttggtcttaaaggtgccactggattcaaactttgttcagtgcTGGGTGCAAAAGGGGCAAGTTTGCCGATTTCAAATACTTTAATTTTTCAATGGAGTGACAAGCAAAGAAGCATAACTTTCAAGGTAAAGTGAAAGAATTGGAAAATACTAGAAAATTAATATTTCTAATGAGGACAGGCTGTCTCCAAACACTTCTAACAAGATCATCTATAGCAACATCTTTGATTCAGGATAGAGCTAAAATAAATTTGGACAAAACACTCAAAAGCAAATCCTAAGCTTGAATTTTGACTATGAATGCTGTAGGATTTAGGCATAGCCAGGTCTGTGAATACACAGCATTTTCTCCCTCACTGATTGACTGTTCAGAAGGGTAGTGAGGTCAGTCTGCTGTGAACACACCACATTGGATCAATTATTCAGCTTGCTAGatttgctaatttttttaaaaaaaagattacacCTCAATATTTAACAGGAAAAGCAAAGTAGGAATGTTGATTGTAAGGACCCAGTGAGCCAAAAGGTGGCACAGGAGGCAGTTCTCTGTGCTGTTATCAGCACCATCTCAGAGGGTCCCCTGATTTAAAGTAGCAGTTTGTCTAATGGGTGGGGAAGCCCCTTTTTGCAAGACTAACTCCACTCATAACTAGAATGGTCTTTTCAAAGCTCTTACAGAAGTCATTATGAGTATAAAGCAATCATTGTCAATTCAAAGGATTGTGCACATCTTACCTTTTCCACAGTATTCATCCCATCTAATCCAGTGGTTGACTCTTATTTCAGCAATATTACGCCTTAACTACTGCTGGGGGAGAGTGCAGGGAGAGAACACTTTAAAGAGGCAACATGCATTACATATTCTGAATAATCATTGAAAGCAGTTAAGAGGTGCTGGAGCAAACACCCAGCCATAATGGCTGATTCATGCAGCCACAGTAGGTGGCCTTTTCTGTCTCTGGAGCCCAGGAACAtccctccacacccagaagagAGATTAAAAGGGAAGGCAGAAAAATATGAGCCAGTGGCCACAACCACCCGTTTCTATATTTTAAACTATGAGAAATCAACAAAGTCCTGAGTCTTTACTACCCATGGTACAAACTAATGGTGTGTGTGCTTACCCTAACTAAATCATAGAACGTTTGCCACTTTTAAACCCCAAGAAGTTGCATTAGCCTGAAAGATGCTACTACTATCACAGAAATAGGAGTATCTGTGCATATGACACCCTCTGCAGTAGTGCTGCAATAATACACATGGCATCTTCAACACAAGTAGCCCTGCCTGCTTCAAAGGCTAACATAATGGGGAAAAGTCAGTCCGTAGTGAACGATTTCTGCTCACATGAATTGTATTCCTGCACAAGATGTTTGATCCCATTTATAATTCACAACCAAACCATGATAGCACACAGACCAAAATATTTTCAGTGTAGATTGAGTGTATTAGATGCAGGTGTATTAAATTTCATTTTGGCACAGACTTCTGTAACTAGCAGTAAAAATGATGGgttaaaaattaagacaataaGCAAATGTTATTTCATGTATTTTAATAGCAAACTTACAGGAACAGCACAGAAGACAGACAACATTAAAAACATGTACTTGCATGTAGGACAACTTAGTTAGAAAAGTATAGTGAATGGATGGAATCTACTGTATGATAAAAATGTTAGACACCATATAGTTGCCATCAATAAGAAATTtacttattttgtttttttaaaaaaatccaaatgcTGGCATTGTCCAGAAAAGTTTGACTGGCGTATTTATACTTTATAAAGTTGAACTGCTGAAACTTGTTCAATGAAATGGTTTTTGATAGCAATAATGCTTTATATGTCCCCATGTttatattaaaaatccacacacaaatgaaaacaaaaaagagCTTGCCAATACCAGATTCTGTCCCTATTTTTTCGTTTGCGACCATATACTTAGGTACCTTTTAACCCCATGGAAAAAAATATCTAACGTTCATTACTACCAATAACAGGAAGAAGAGATTTTATTTGTTTTGAGAATGGCAAATCCATCTTAGTAGAGTTTAAGCACGCTCTCCACGTATGCGGCGTGCTAGCTGGATATCTTTTGGCATGATTGTGACACGTTTGGCGTGGATAGCACACAGATTGGTGTCTTCAAACAGGCCAACCAGGTAGGCCTCACTTGCCTCCTATTGAAGAGAAGAGTTcagatgttttaaaaaataaagcactGAAATCCTCAAACAATTATGAACATTTTAATTTTGTTACACCTTTCTTCTATAACAGGACAATAAGGTTTTTCCTCTCAAAAGTACCAGGCTGTCTTAATTTTCTCTATAACAAAGAACTTGTAGAATACTGGCTTCAGAAAACTCTTACATGTACCAAATCTCCTGGGTTCTGTGATCTTTACAAATGCCAAATGAACTCCTTAGTTGTTTCAActttgttccccccaccccagtcctttCTACTAGCAGCCCATCAATTTTCTCACAAGCCACTATTATATCATGATCCACTATGCAAGATGGCCAAGGCAAACACACTGCAAGTTAATTAGTTTCAAAAAAATTCTGTGACAGACCTATCCTGCAACTGAAATTACAATCTGAAAGTCTTGGGAGGGCTGAAGGATAATGATTTGGGAGTCCTTAGCCTTATAGACAGTGCTAGCATACCAAATCTTCATCCTTCTTGCTCTCTGCTTGTTGCAAACTGAAACTGGGATATTTAGATAACTGTCTTCTTGCAAAATTATTTCTGGGTAAGAAGCAACCTACATCAGTAAAGAAAACTGGATCATATAATATTTAAGTCCCTTTCGACTTTAATATTTTGtggttatatttttatttattggaaCATTTATACCTatctttgtttaaaaataaataccacTCAATGGCTTCAAATTAACTTTATAAAATGCAGACTAGGAATAGATATAGAATAGGAATAGGTGATACATGGTCAGCAACGTAAGATTATCGATTGCAGCTTATGAAGCAGCAGCTCCCATGCTATAGTTCATAAAATTAGAGTAATAATGTTGTACACTAATTGTACACTAATTTCACAACAGGTCAGTCTTTCCAGAGGCTGAAAAAAAATTCACCATTTTGTGAGAGGCAGGCAGAGCCATAGCATCTTGGGTACTGTCTCTGGTACAGGTCAACACAGCTGGTCGCTCCCAAAGCCCAAGGCAGCAGTTCACCAATAGTAACCAGCAAGGACCCCTTAAACCTGCTAGGTTTTGCACAGTTTGCCTGGAGCTACAATGTGTTGTCCAACACCGAGCAGACCCCAATAAACGTTGACCTGTCTTCATTTTTGAAGCTATGAGCACTTCCTGCTTGAAGCTCTGTCCACTTAAGGCAAGCAATGATAGCACTGTATCAGAAGACACAGGCAGGGCTTGAATCCCATGACAGGTATACTAGATAGCCCCTTCTGGCCATTGCTGTGAAAACAGAACAACAGGTGAAACAGGCAACCCCACTCCAAATACAGGGCAGTCATATGACTAGTGTAAAGAACAGCTTTCCCAAGTATACTTGTGAAACCAAAGGATGCTTCTCAAAGTTGAGCTTTTTAACTGCATTCTCATGAGAGTCACTCTTGTGCACAGAAGCATCACATGTGAAAGAATAATATACTTTATGACTTGCTCCTCCCTAGTCACTTGCATGTATCATATAGTAATATTTCACATGTAACGTTTGACACAACAGCATCTTGTGGGAATCAAATGAATAGATACTGAATGAACATCAATTAAACTGTTATAAAGCACAAATTCCCCTTCATACTTGTAAAATCACCACCTCAAATACAAaagtcttgcattttatttgatATAAAAATTGACTTACTGGAACAGACCAAATCTAGCATACTCTCTTCAATACTCTAGAACAGTTTAAAAGATGTTTAGGTAATACATGAATGTCACACAACAGAAGTGTGCATAATCCACCTTCCTAGTGACATTCAGGAAGAGAGAAAGGGTGCTTCTAGAGAGGAGACTACAGGAAGTTCAGCAAAGCAATACGTGATCAAAAAAAATCTCTTCCCACTTAGAAGGGGATTGAATTAATGTTGTGTATCGTGTTTCAGTAAAACACAAGAATGTGTTTTGAAATaagcagaaataaaaaaaaacaatggtATTGTCTGGAATGAAAATTCTTCAGCAGTTCAGTACTGTGAGTTCCTACATTTCAGTTTACAAGATAAATCTAATTACTTGGACAAATTAAATGCTAGCACTTATCAGCTCACCTACAAATACATAGATGCTCACTTCTGAAAACTACCAATCATGTGAAATTTTGACTGACCATAGAAACAGCTGAACCAATTACGTGAGTGTATAGAAGTAACCAATCACACTCTCTCTCACGTACCAACAGCATAGTACTGTCAATGGCTGCACTCTAGAAAGTGCTCTGCGCATCACTTCTGTTAGTAAATCAACATCCTCATGTCGTCTCTAAGACAGTAAATTGTGTCTATATTTTAAAGAGCCATCTAAATGACTATAATAAGAAAGTTCCAGTATTTTCCCCCACGCAAGACTTTTTAAAAGATTGCTTAGAACTAAATCACTCACAAAAGAGAGGGCTTACTTCAACACAACTGCTATAAAGATTTAGATGAAAAGCAATAGTTATTAGCATGGAATGTTTGATAACTTATACAGTCAAACAACTTAAGAACCGTTATTGGTTGGGAGGAGAatccattttttgtttttttaaagacaacctaaaataacaacataccTGCAAAGCACCAATAGCTGCGCTCTGGAAACGCAGATCTGTTTTGAAGTCCTGAGCAATTTCACGCACCAGGCGCTGGAAAGGAAGTTTGCGGATCAGAAGTTCAGTCGACTTCTGATAACGCCTGATTTCACGAAGAGCCACAGTACCTGGCCttttaacaaacaaaatattaaCAAGATTTTGCCATCATTCTGAAAAACTGGGTATACAAAATTCCAGCCAAAACCAAAAGTTTTTATAATTTTCTTATAAAGACACAAGTACATTCTGTACACATTCCAGCTTGTACAGATTGAAGCAACAGCCTAATGTGAAAATGTTTCCAGGACTAAGTGAAAAAAGACATTAAAGGCAGAATGAGAACAAAAATAATGCTAGAGCCTAATAATTAATTCTCattttgcttcctttccccttttgAGAGGTGTGAGAAGGTGATAACTGATGTTCATTCTCCACCACAAAGGCTTTCATTGAAGACTGCATGATAGCTTGCAACTAGTTATGTCAGCTGCAGTCAACCCTcttgaatgtttttaaaaatgatgttaaaaagtaTAAAGCTCTTTATTTACCTGCTTATCTTTAAGCAACTATTGCCCTCTAGTGGTATATTGTGTGAATCACACCATTTGCTTTACAGCAACAACTTTGGCGCTAAActaatttaaataaatgaaaatgatcaGATTT contains:
- the LOC132576441 gene encoding histone H3.3A, yielding MARTKQTARKSTGGKAPRKQLATKAARKSAPSTGGVKKPHRYRPGTVALREIRRYQKSTELLIRKLPFQRLVREIAQDFKTDLRFQSAAIGALQEASEAYLVGLFEDTNLCAIHAKRVTIMPKDIQLARRIRGERA